In Trichocoleus desertorum NBK24, the following are encoded in one genomic region:
- the petN gene encoding cytochrome b6-f complex subunit PetN translates to MDILTLGWVSLLAVFTFSISMVIWGRNGF, encoded by the coding sequence ATGGATATTCTGACGCTGGGCTGGGTTTCTCTCCTCGCTGTCTTCACTTTTTCGATCTCAATGGTCATTTGGGGCCGCAACGGGTTCTAA